A window of Sphingomonas sp. Leaf357 contains these coding sequences:
- a CDS encoding DsbA family protein — MIRSLFALLLAPLLIGAAPAPRDWTKTVARTADGAFVVGNPKAKVKLVEYLSYTCPHCAHYAGESAPTLRDRFVRSGSTSVEMRHATRDDLDLAATVIARCTGPAGFPRTTELIFARQGDWFPRGLEFRQANGSRLALYPTAGKLRALADGSGLTDIGRAQGLKDAAIDACFADTKGMLQIAVMSDQSWKTIAAASPPGMGGTPTFVVNGKPYPTLDWAGLEKVLRAAGAK, encoded by the coding sequence ATGATCCGCTCCCTCTTCGCTCTCTTGCTCGCCCCCCTGCTGATCGGCGCCGCGCCCGCCCCGCGCGACTGGACCAAGACCGTGGCACGCACCGCAGACGGCGCGTTCGTCGTCGGCAATCCCAAAGCGAAGGTGAAGCTGGTCGAATATCTCAGCTACACCTGCCCGCACTGCGCGCATTATGCGGGCGAATCCGCGCCGACGCTGCGCGACAGGTTCGTCCGCTCGGGGTCGACCAGCGTCGAGATGCGGCACGCGACGCGCGACGATCTCGATCTCGCCGCCACGGTGATCGCGCGCTGCACCGGGCCGGCGGGCTTTCCCCGGACGACCGAGTTGATCTTCGCGCGGCAGGGCGACTGGTTCCCGCGCGGACTGGAATTCCGCCAGGCCAACGGATCGCGCCTCGCGCTCTATCCCACCGCGGGCAAGCTGCGCGCGCTGGCCGACGGCTCCGGCCTGACCGATATCGGCCGCGCGCAGGGTCTGAAGGACGCCGCGATCGACGCCTGCTTCGCCGACACGAAGGGCATGCTTCAGATCGCGGTGATGAGCGATCAATCGTGGAAGACGATCGCCGCCGCATCGCCCCCCGGCATGGGCGGCACGCCCACCTTCGTCGTCAACGGCAAGCCCTATCCGACGCTCGACTGGGCCGGATTGGAAAAGGTTCTGCGCGCCGCCGGCGCGAAATGA
- the tkt gene encoding transketolase, translated as MSDTATADTRSKQDGTSLHEDGSLSRLTIDTIRTLTMDAVQKANSGHPGTPMAMAPVGYTLWSQFLRYDPAKPDWPNRDRFVLSVGHASMLLYALLHLAKVDEVDGKGNKTGHEAVSLNDIENFRQIGSKTPGHPEYRHTTGVETTTGPLGQGCGNSVGMAIAERWLAARYNKPDYTLFDHDVYTLAGDGDLMEGVSQEAASLAGHLRLSNLCWIYDSNHITIEGKTSLTFDEDVGKRFEAYGWNVIHVDDANDCAALAAALDTFRKTDDKPTMIIVHSVIGYGSPIAGTSKAHSDAMGDAVIAETKRAYGWPEDKTFYVPDGVVEHFNGAIADRGRPAREEWEATLAKYRTAFPDLATELDALLSDTLPEGWDADIPVFEPDAKGIASRDAAGKVLNAIVPKVPWLLGGSADLAPSTKTDIKGGKSFEPGSYDGVNFHFGVREHGMGAVVNGMSLSHLRGYGSTFFVFLDYMRPPVRLSALMEIGAVWIFTHDSIGVGEDGPTHQPIEQLAMLRATPGMDTIRPGDANEAAAAWKAIVKDSGHPHALVLSRQALPTLDRTKYASADGLEQGAYVLADSENPQVILIATGSEVSLAIGAYEQLKSEGIAARVVSMPSWFRYERQSDEYKESVLPKAIKARVSIEMGSEIGWDRYIGLEGKAISMATFGASAPLAKLADKFGFTIPKVVEVAKSVMETK; from the coding sequence ATGAGCGACACCGCAACCGCCGACACCCGTTCGAAACAGGACGGGACCAGTCTCCACGAGGACGGATCGCTGTCGCGGCTGACGATCGACACGATCCGCACCCTGACGATGGACGCGGTGCAGAAGGCGAATTCGGGCCATCCCGGCACGCCGATGGCGATGGCGCCGGTCGGCTACACGCTCTGGTCGCAATTCCTGCGCTACGATCCGGCGAAGCCCGATTGGCCGAATCGCGACCGCTTCGTGCTGTCGGTGGGCCATGCCTCGATGCTGCTCTACGCGCTGCTGCACCTCGCCAAGGTCGACGAGGTCGATGGCAAGGGCAACAAGACCGGCCACGAGGCGGTCAGCCTGAACGATATCGAGAATTTCCGCCAGATCGGCTCGAAGACGCCGGGCCACCCCGAATATCGTCATACCACCGGGGTCGAGACGACCACCGGTCCGTTGGGGCAGGGTTGCGGCAATTCGGTCGGCATGGCGATCGCCGAGCGCTGGCTCGCCGCGCGCTACAACAAGCCGGATTACACGCTGTTCGATCACGACGTGTACACGCTCGCGGGTGACGGCGACCTGATGGAGGGGGTGAGCCAGGAGGCCGCGAGCCTCGCCGGGCATCTGCGCCTCAGCAACCTGTGCTGGATCTACGACAGCAACCACATCACGATCGAGGGCAAGACGAGCCTGACGTTCGACGAGGACGTCGGCAAGCGCTTTGAAGCCTATGGCTGGAACGTCATCCATGTCGACGATGCCAACGATTGTGCGGCGTTGGCCGCGGCGCTCGATACCTTCCGCAAGACCGACGACAAGCCGACGATGATCATCGTTCACTCGGTCATCGGTTACGGCAGCCCGATCGCCGGTACCTCCAAGGCGCACAGCGATGCGATGGGCGACGCCGTGATCGCTGAGACCAAGCGCGCTTATGGCTGGCCCGAGGACAAGACCTTCTACGTCCCCGATGGCGTGGTCGAGCATTTCAACGGTGCCATCGCCGATCGCGGACGCCCGGCGCGCGAGGAGTGGGAAGCCACGCTGGCCAAGTATCGCACGGCGTTCCCCGATCTCGCCACCGAACTCGATGCTCTGCTGTCGGATACGCTGCCCGAAGGCTGGGATGCCGATATTCCGGTGTTCGAGCCCGATGCCAAGGGCATTGCCAGCCGCGACGCGGCGGGCAAGGTGCTGAACGCGATCGTGCCCAAGGTGCCATGGCTGCTCGGCGGCTCGGCCGATCTCGCGCCCTCGACCAAGACCGACATCAAGGGTGGCAAGTCGTTCGAACCCGGCAGCTATGACGGGGTGAACTTCCACTTCGGCGTGCGCGAACACGGCATGGGCGCGGTGGTCAACGGCATGTCGCTGTCGCACCTGCGCGGTTACGGCTCCACCTTCTTCGTGTTCCTCGATTACATGCGTCCCCCGGTGCGCCTGTCCGCGCTGATGGAGATCGGCGCGGTGTGGATCTTCACGCACGATTCGATCGGCGTCGGCGAAGACGGCCCGACCCACCAGCCGATCGAGCAACTCGCCATGCTGCGGGCGACACCGGGCATGGACACGATCCGCCCCGGGGACGCCAACGAGGCGGCGGCGGCATGGAAGGCAATCGTCAAGGACAGCGGCCATCCGCATGCTCTGGTGCTGTCGCGTCAGGCGCTGCCGACGCTCGATCGGACCAAATATGCCAGCGCCGATGGCCTCGAGCAGGGCGCCTATGTGCTGGCCGACAGCGAAAATCCGCAGGTGATCCTGATCGCCACCGGATCCGAAGTATCGTTGGCGATCGGCGCGTACGAGCAGCTCAAGAGCGAGGGCATCGCCGCGCGCGTCGTCTCGATGCCGAGCTGGTTCCGCTACGAGCGTCAGTCGGACGAATACAAGGAAAGCGTGCTGCCGAAGGCGATCAAGGCGCGCGTCTCGATCGAGATGGGCAGCGAAATCGGCTGGGATCGCTATATCGGTCTCGAAGGCAAGGCGATCAGCATGGCGACGTTCGGCGCCTCTGCCCCGCTCGCCAAGCTGGCCGACAAGTTCGGCTTCACGATCCCCAAGGTCGTGGAAGTCGCCAAATCCGTGATGGAGACGAAGTGA
- the rpiA gene encoding ribose-5-phosphate isomerase RpiA, which translates to MSADDDKRLAAIAAAAEIDAGMIVGLGTGSTAAHLIAHLGERVRAGLKITAVATSLATEAAARAAGIAVLPLDDIAEIDIAIDGVDEIDGQARAIKGAGGAMLREKIVATAARRMIAIADGSKRVAMLGHAPVPVEVLPLARAFVADRIARLGATPVLRLRDGRPWRTDQDNLILDSKFPGAFDPLATAAQLAAIPGLLGHGLFLDEIDSAYIAHDGAVSRVDRAR; encoded by the coding sequence ATGAGCGCGGACGACGACAAGCGCCTCGCCGCGATCGCCGCCGCGGCCGAAATCGACGCGGGCATGATCGTCGGTCTCGGCACCGGATCGACCGCCGCCCATCTGATCGCGCATCTCGGCGAGCGGGTGCGCGCGGGCCTGAAGATCACCGCCGTGGCCACGTCGCTGGCGACCGAGGCTGCGGCGCGCGCGGCGGGAATTGCCGTCCTGCCGCTTGACGACATCGCCGAGATCGACATCGCGATCGACGGCGTGGACGAGATCGACGGGCAGGCCCGCGCGATCAAGGGCGCGGGCGGGGCGATGCTGCGCGAAAAGATCGTCGCCACCGCCGCGCGCCGGATGATCGCCATCGCCGACGGGTCGAAACGCGTCGCCATGCTCGGCCATGCGCCGGTGCCGGTCGAGGTTCTGCCGCTCGCCCGTGCGTTCGTGGCCGATCGCATCGCCAGGCTCGGCGCGACTCCGGTGCTGCGGCTCCGGGATGGCCGGCCATGGCGCACCGATCAGGACAATCTGATCCTCGACAGCAAATTTCCGGGCGCGTTCGATCCCCTCGCCACCGCCGCGCAACTGGCTGCGATTCCGGGACTTCTCGGGCACGGCCTGTTCCTGGACGAGATCGATTCGGCCTATATCGCGCATGATGGCGCGGTGAGTCGGGTTGACCGCGCGAGATAA
- a CDS encoding serine hydrolase domain-containing protein, whose product MKSFKLLASAGLGAVLLTGAGFAQTAPAPSAPVTAAPAPTLSAVPSALPATQAVLDGYVRDNKMPGIVAAFGIGDGPTMFLSAGTIADGPSAAKAGPDSLWRVYSMTKPITGMAAMILVEEGKLKLDDPVSKYIPAFKDMKVLDGPDSLASHPAVRPVTIRMLLTHSAGLGYSIITKGPLLAEYKKLGIDPAQVNNDLEAQSRKVRPATLEEFANRVASLPLVYEPGTKWSYSIGLDVMGRVIEVASGMSFDGFVQKRIFDPLKMSSSFWTVPQSEVSRLSTNYIFTRAAMAQFNPSLDTSKIDAKARIPLDAAATSVWLKAPSFPYGGAGLVMSARDYDRFLHMLQNYGTLDGVRIMKTETAKLAMSNLLPMGVVFSGTVAATGGNTGGPKMGFGAGGSVYLEDFPGGAGKGTYGWGGAAGTVAFVDPARHARGNVMVNYFPGDTYPIRTEVLPAFLSDVARMTAK is encoded by the coding sequence ATGAAATCGTTCAAGCTTTTGGCGTCCGCAGGGTTGGGCGCGGTCCTGCTGACCGGCGCCGGTTTCGCCCAAACCGCCCCGGCACCCAGCGCCCCCGTCACCGCCGCGCCCGCCCCGACGCTCAGCGCCGTGCCCTCGGCGCTGCCGGCGACCCAGGCGGTGCTCGATGGCTATGTGCGCGACAACAAGATGCCCGGCATCGTCGCCGCGTTTGGCATCGGCGACGGCCCGACCATGTTCCTATCCGCCGGCACGATCGCCGACGGCCCGAGCGCCGCGAAGGCCGGGCCGGATTCGCTCTGGCGGGTCTATTCGATGACCAAGCCGATCACCGGCATGGCGGCGATGATCCTGGTCGAGGAAGGCAAGCTGAAGCTCGACGACCCGGTGAGCAAATATATCCCGGCGTTCAAGGACATGAAGGTGCTGGACGGTCCGGACAGCCTGGCCAGCCACCCTGCCGTTCGCCCGGTCACGATCCGCATGCTGCTGACGCACAGCGCGGGGCTGGGCTATTCGATCATCACCAAGGGGCCACTGCTGGCCGAATACAAGAAGCTCGGCATCGATCCGGCGCAGGTCAACAACGACTTGGAGGCGCAGTCGCGCAAGGTGCGTCCGGCCACACTGGAGGAATTCGCTAACCGCGTCGCCAGCCTGCCTCTGGTCTACGAACCCGGCACCAAATGGAGCTACTCGATCGGCCTGGACGTGATGGGCCGCGTGATCGAGGTCGCCAGCGGCATGTCGTTCGACGGCTTCGTGCAGAAACGCATCTTCGATCCGTTGAAGATGTCTTCCAGCTTCTGGACCGTGCCGCAGAGCGAGGTCTCGCGTCTGTCGACCAATTACATCTTTACGCGCGCAGCGATGGCGCAGTTCAACCCGAGCCTCGATACGTCGAAGATCGATGCCAAGGCGCGCATCCCGCTCGATGCCGCGGCCACCTCGGTCTGGCTCAAGGCCCCCAGCTTCCCGTACGGCGGCGCTGGGCTGGTGATGTCGGCGCGCGATTACGACCGGTTCCTGCACATGCTGCAGAATTATGGCACGCTGGACGGCGTGCGCATCATGAAGACGGAAACGGCGAAGCTCGCGATGTCCAATCTGCTGCCGATGGGCGTGGTCTTTTCGGGCACCGTCGCGGCGACCGGCGGCAATACCGGCGGGCCGAAGATGGGCTTCGGTGCGGGCGGTTCGGTCTATCTCGAGGACTTTCCCGGCGGCGCGGGCAAGGGCACCTATGGCTGGGGCGGTGCGGCCGGCACGGTGGCGTTCGTCGATCCCGCGCGGCACGCGCGCGGCAACGTGATGGTCAACTACTTCCCCGGCGACACCTATCCGATCCGCACCGAGGTGCTGCCCGCCTTCCTGTCCGACGTGGCGCGCATGACGGCCAAATGA
- a CDS encoding Hsp70 family protein: protein MQTEAVLGFDFGTTNSVAALSVGGAAPDMVAFDTPNGTDAVFRSALCFWQDEDVRGGLAVEAGPWAIAEYLDYPEASRFVQSFKSVAASPVFEHATIFERRFRFEEMGQLFLDKLAARSGGTLGGVPARIVVGRPVEYAGSRPDEALARTRYDAMFARFGADVHYVYEPVGAAFSFAARLTEPATVLVADFGGGTSDFSVVRVAAPGAERRCVPLGHAGIGIAGDRFDYRIVDRLVLPMLGKGGNYKSFDKVLEIPRGYFSDFADWSKLALMRNRKTLADLDKLRRSAIDQAAIGRMIAVIEQELGYPLYDAVGRLKRALSADTHAHFHFEGAGLEIEAEVTRAEFEGWIVGDIARIEQTVDRALAASGVTADGIDRVFLTGGTSLTPAVRALFVRRFGEDAIASGGELTSIAHGLALIGQEADLAAWSV, encoded by the coding sequence ATGCAGACAGAGGCCGTCCTCGGATTCGATTTCGGCACCACCAACAGCGTCGCGGCGCTGTCGGTGGGCGGGGCCGCGCCGGACATGGTCGCCTTCGACACGCCGAACGGGACGGACGCGGTATTCCGATCGGCCTTGTGCTTCTGGCAGGACGAGGACGTGCGCGGCGGACTGGCGGTGGAGGCCGGGCCGTGGGCGATCGCCGAATATCTCGATTATCCCGAGGCGAGCCGATTCGTGCAATCGTTCAAGTCGGTCGCGGCCAGCCCGGTATTCGAACATGCCACGATCTTCGAACGGCGGTTCCGGTTCGAGGAGATGGGGCAACTGTTCCTGGACAAGCTGGCGGCGCGATCGGGCGGGACGCTGGGCGGCGTGCCGGCCCGGATCGTCGTCGGGCGGCCGGTGGAATATGCCGGCAGCCGGCCGGACGAGGCGCTGGCCCGCACCCGCTACGACGCGATGTTCGCCCGGTTCGGGGCGGACGTGCATTACGTCTACGAGCCGGTCGGCGCGGCGTTCAGCTTCGCCGCGCGGCTGACGGAGCCGGCGACGGTGCTGGTCGCCGATTTCGGCGGCGGGACGAGCGACTTCTCGGTCGTGCGCGTTGCGGCGCCGGGGGCGGAGCGGCGGTGCGTACCGCTGGGGCATGCGGGGATCGGGATTGCCGGGGACCGGTTCGATTATCGCATCGTCGATCGGCTGGTGCTGCCGATGCTGGGCAAGGGCGGCAATTACAAATCGTTCGACAAGGTACTGGAAATCCCGCGCGGCTATTTCAGCGATTTCGCCGACTGGTCGAAACTGGCGCTGATGCGCAATCGCAAGACGCTGGCCGATTTGGACAAATTGCGCCGCAGCGCGATCGACCAGGCGGCGATCGGGCGGATGATCGCGGTGATCGAGCAGGAACTGGGCTATCCGCTGTACGACGCGGTCGGGCGATTGAAGCGCGCTCTGTCCGCCGACACGCACGCGCATTTCCATTTCGAAGGCGCCGGGCTGGAAATCGAGGCGGAGGTGACGCGCGCGGAATTCGAAGGCTGGATCGTCGGGGATATCGCGCGGATCGAACAGACCGTGGATCGCGCGCTGGCGGCGAGCGGCGTGACGGCGGACGGGATCGACCGGGTGTTCCTGACCGGCGGCACATCGCTGACCCCGGCGGTACGGGCATTGTTCGTACGGCGTTTCGGGGAGGATGCGATCGCCAGCGGCGGCGAACTCACCTCGATCGCGCACGGGCTCGCGCTGATCGGGCAGGAGGCGGATCTGGCGGCGTGGTCGGTGTGA
- the nudC gene encoding NAD(+) diphosphatase — protein MTAPGFTGGTFDRADRLRHDADALAAAQGDWRARLLKLEALQPEVTNDGRLGWTTLADLPDDAVPILLGLDDGGRAHFAAFVPGMRVSNAPAMRSPALMSALHSLAPGEAATYAAARSLIDWHARHGFCANCGTATDIFRGGWGRTCPSCKAEHFPRVDPVVIMIAEHDGRALLGRGKGWPPGRYSALAGFLEPGESIEEAVAREIKEEAGVAVRGVRYVASQPWPFPSQLMMACVAVAEDDTITLDTNELEDAIWVSREEVRDVLAGGTGAFLPPPPYAIAFTLLTEWAKG, from the coding sequence ATGACCGCGCCGGGCTTCACCGGCGGCACGTTCGATCGCGCGGATCGACTGCGTCACGATGCCGACGCGCTGGCCGCCGCGCAAGGCGATTGGCGTGCACGCCTGCTCAAGCTCGAGGCGCTCCAGCCGGAGGTGACCAACGATGGTCGCCTCGGCTGGACGACTTTGGCCGATCTGCCCGACGATGCCGTGCCGATCCTGCTCGGGCTCGATGACGGAGGCCGCGCGCATTTCGCCGCATTCGTGCCCGGCATGCGCGTGTCTAACGCGCCGGCGATGCGCAGCCCGGCGCTGATGTCGGCGTTGCACAGCCTCGCGCCCGGCGAGGCGGCGACCTATGCCGCCGCGCGCAGCCTGATCGACTGGCATGCCCGGCACGGTTTCTGCGCCAATTGCGGCACCGCGACCGACATCTTTCGGGGCGGGTGGGGTCGCACCTGCCCGAGCTGCAAGGCGGAGCATTTTCCGCGCGTCGATCCGGTCGTCATCATGATCGCCGAGCATGACGGGCGGGCCTTGCTCGGGCGCGGCAAGGGCTGGCCGCCGGGGCGCTATTCCGCGCTCGCTGGCTTCCTGGAGCCCGGCGAATCGATCGAGGAAGCGGTCGCGCGCGAGATCAAGGAGGAGGCCGGCGTCGCGGTGCGCGGCGTGCGCTACGTCGCCAGCCAGCCCTGGCCGTTCCCCTCGCAACTGATGATGGCCTGCGTCGCGGTCGCCGAGGACGACACGATCACGCTCGACACCAACGAACTGGAGGACGCGATCTGGGTGTCGCGCGAAGAGGTGCGCGACGTGCTGGCCGGCGGGACCGGTGCGTTTCTGCCACCGCCGCCCTACGCCATAGCCTTCACGCTGCTGACGGAATGGGCGAAGGGGTAG
- a CDS encoding DUF721 domain-containing protein, which produces MGDGMSKRVVSPPEAEAPRGGRARSVAELLPDVGRAAFRRFGFVQSAVVSRWAEIVGPRYAGVSAPESIRFPPGKRAGGTLNLVVRGAHGTMMQHIAPEIIERVNRFFGYEAICKVQMRQGDVPAPRVRAAPPSLKPVPLDLGASLRTIADPELKAVLEALAAGVAATRGAPVIGTPDE; this is translated from the coding sequence ATGGGGGACGGGATGAGCAAGCGCGTCGTCTCCCCTCCCGAAGCAGAAGCGCCACGCGGCGGTCGCGCGCGCAGCGTGGCCGAACTGCTGCCCGATGTCGGGCGCGCGGCGTTCCGGCGATTCGGCTTCGTGCAGAGCGCCGTGGTCAGCCGCTGGGCGGAGATCGTCGGGCCGCGTTACGCCGGGGTGTCGGCCCCCGAATCGATCCGCTTCCCGCCGGGCAAGCGCGCCGGAGGCACGCTGAATCTCGTCGTGCGCGGGGCGCACGGCACGATGATGCAGCATATCGCGCCGGAGATCATCGAACGGGTCAACCGCTTCTTCGGCTATGAGGCGATCTGCAAGGTGCAGATGCGTCAGGGCGACGTGCCAGCCCCGCGCGTCCGCGCCGCGCCGCCGTCGCTGAAACCCGTACCGCTCGACCTAGGCGCAAGTTTGCGCACCATCGCCGATCCCGAACTCAAGGCCGTGCTTGAAGCGTTGGCCGCCGGTGTCGCCGCCACGCGTGGCGCGCCCGTCATTGGAACCCCCGACGAATGA
- a CDS encoding glutathione S-transferase, with amino-acid sequence MTAPILYSFRRCPYAIRARMALLVSGAAFATVEVKLRDKPAAMLAASPKGTVPVLVLPDGEVIDESLAIMRRALAENDPERWLAGDDADLIAANDGPFKHHLDRYKYPERHGSAPLEHRAAGLALLGGLETRLAGTTNLCGEARRLTDIALMPFVRQFAAVDRDWFDAQVLPNVQRWLAAHLGSPLFEQAMAK; translated from the coding sequence ATGACCGCGCCGATCCTCTACAGCTTCCGCCGCTGCCCCTATGCGATCCGCGCGCGGATGGCGTTGCTGGTCAGCGGCGCGGCGTTCGCGACGGTCGAGGTGAAGCTGCGCGACAAGCCGGCGGCGATGCTCGCGGCCTCGCCCAAGGGGACCGTCCCTGTGCTCGTGCTGCCGGATGGTGAGGTGATCGACGAGAGCCTGGCGATCATGCGCCGGGCGCTGGCGGAGAACGATCCCGAACGGTGGCTGGCCGGCGACGATGCGGATCTGATCGCCGCCAATGACGGGCCGTTCAAGCACCATCTCGATCGCTACAAATATCCCGAACGGCACGGCAGCGCCCCGCTCGAGCATCGCGCGGCAGGGCTGGCGCTGCTGGGCGGACTCGAAACCCGCCTTGCCGGTACGACCAATCTGTGCGGCGAGGCGCGCCGCCTGACCGATATCGCGCTGATGCCGTTCGTCCGCCAGTTCGCGGCGGTGGATCGAGACTGGTTCGACGCGCAGGTCCTGCCGAACGTGCAGCGCTGGCTCGCGGCCCATCTTGGATCGCCATTGTTCGAGCAGGCCATGGCGAAATGA
- a CDS encoding A/G-specific adenine glycosylase gives MLAWYDAHARALPWRAPPGTPSPDPYRVWLSEIMLQQTTVAAVKPKFALFTTRWPDFAALARADEAELMSAWAGLGYYARARNLVACARVVVAKHDGSFPGTEAELRALPGIGDYTAAAIASIAFGQRAVVVDANVERVVARLFAIRDPLPGARAAIRAAADTITPDVRSGDFAQAMMDLGASICTVRAPKCLVCPLHERCDGFASGAPEAYPVKPAKAVRPQRYGTIFWAESDGKVLLVRRPPRGLLGGMRALPTGPWADAPPGLAHAPFAGDWRMLDVTVSHVFTHFRLELALAVARAPEHSNSEWWPIADIESAGLPSVFAKAAAEIGRVV, from the coding sequence TTGCTCGCCTGGTACGATGCGCATGCCCGCGCGCTGCCGTGGCGCGCGCCGCCCGGCACGCCGTCGCCGGATCCGTATCGCGTGTGGTTGTCGGAGATCATGCTGCAGCAGACGACGGTCGCGGCCGTGAAGCCCAAGTTCGCGCTGTTCACCACCCGCTGGCCCGATTTCGCGGCGCTGGCGCGTGCGGACGAGGCGGAGTTGATGTCGGCCTGGGCGGGGCTCGGTTACTATGCCCGCGCCCGCAACCTCGTTGCCTGCGCCCGCGTCGTGGTGGCGAAGCACGACGGATCCTTCCCCGGCACCGAGGCCGAACTGCGCGCGCTGCCCGGCATCGGCGACTATACCGCCGCCGCGATCGCCAGCATCGCCTTCGGGCAACGCGCGGTGGTGGTGGATGCCAATGTCGAGCGCGTCGTCGCACGCCTTTTCGCGATCCGTGACCCGTTGCCCGGCGCGCGCGCGGCGATCCGCGCCGCCGCCGACACGATCACGCCGGACGTGCGATCGGGGGATTTCGCACAGGCGATGATGGATCTCGGCGCGTCGATCTGCACGGTCCGCGCGCCGAAATGTCTCGTCTGTCCGCTGCACGAACGCTGCGACGGCTTCGCCTCGGGCGCGCCGGAGGCTTATCCGGTCAAACCGGCCAAGGCCGTCCGCCCGCAACGCTACGGCACGATCTTCTGGGCGGAAAGCGACGGTAAGGTGCTGCTCGTCCGTCGCCCGCCCAGGGGCCTGCTCGGCGGAATGCGCGCGCTGCCGACCGGACCGTGGGCAGACGCGCCGCCCGGTCTTGCCCATGCGCCGTTCGCGGGCGACTGGCGGATGCTGGATGTGACGGTTTCCCATGTCTTCACGCACTTCCGGCTCGAACTCGCGCTTGCGGTCGCGCGCGCGCCGGAGCATTCGAATTCGGAATGGTGGCCGATAGCCGACATCGAGTCGGCGGGGTTGCCCAGCGTTTTCGCCAAGGCGGCGGCAGAGATCGGGAGAGTGGTATGA